The following proteins are co-located in the Manihot esculenta cultivar AM560-2 chromosome 7, M.esculenta_v8, whole genome shotgun sequence genome:
- the LOC110607551 gene encoding probable polyamine transporter At3g19553 yields the protein MGEEDIPSTDVKNTATTRPKLTLLPLVALIFYEVSGGPFGVEDSVRAGGGPLLSLLGFLIFPLIWSVPEALVTAELATSFPENGGYVIWISSAFGRFWGFQEGFWKWFSGVMDNALYPVLFLDYLKHSLPIFNQLIYRIPALLGITISLTYLNYRGLHIVGFSAVSLAVFSLCPFAVMGILSIPRIRPKQWLAVDFRKVEWRGYFNSMFWNLNYWDKASTLAGEVENPSKTFPKALFGAVILVVCSYLIPLLAGTGALKNSSSDWTDGFFAEVGLLIGGVWLKWWIQAASAISNLGLFEAEMSGDAFQLLGMSEMGMLPAIFASRSKYGTPTISILCSATGVIFLSWMSFQEILEFLNFLYAIGMLLEFAAFIKLRIDKPELDRPYKVPLGTFGATLLCLPPAALLVLVMCLASLRTFLISGAVIVLGFILYPILGHAKHRKWTKFDTEQPAVPSGTGLLGSSDISQPCQEAADEASVLLLSDLPTGRTDQPGYEILVEAKDK from the exons ATGGGTGAAGAGGACATACCATCAACTGATGTGAAAAACACGGCTACAACAAGACCAAAGCTTACCCTATTGCCTCTTGTTGCTCTGATATTCTATGAGGTATCTGGGGGTCCTTTTGGTGTGGAGGATTCAGTGAGGGCAGGAGGTGGCCCTTTGTTGTCTTTGCTTGGTTTCTTGATATTCCCTTTAATTTGGAGTGTTCCTGAAGCTCTAGTCACAGCAGAGTTAGCCACAAGCTTCCCTGAAAATGGTGGATATGTTATTTGGATATCTTCAGCTTTCGGTCGCTTCTGGGGTTTTCAAGAAGGTTTTTGGAAATGGTTTAGTGGGGTTATGGATAATGCCCTTTACCCTGTGTTGTTTCTTGATTACTTGAAGCATTCACTTCCCATTTTCAACCAATTAATTTATCGAATCCCAGCTCTTTTAGGGATTACAATAAGTTTGACATACTTGAATTATAGAGGACTACACATTGTTGGATTTTCAGCTGTTTCTCTCGCTGTCTTCTCCCTATGTCCATTTGCTGTAATGGGTATTCTTTCAATTCCTCGAATTAGGCCTAAACAATGGCTAGCTGTAGATTTTAGGAAGGTAGAGTGGAGGGGATATTTCAACAGCATGTTTTGGAATCTAAATTATTGGGATAAAGCTAGCACTCTTGCAGGGGAGGTTGAAAATCCCAGCAAGACATTCCCAAAGGCGCTATTTGGGGCTGTGATTTTGGTGGTTTGTTCATATTTGATTCCACTTCTTGCTGGCACAGGGGCTCTGAAGAATTCCTCAAGTGATTGGACTGATGGATTCTTTGCAGAAGTTGGACTGTTGATTGGTGGTGTTTGGCTTAAATGGTGGATCCAAGCAGCTTCGGCTATATCTAATTTGGGTTTGTTTGAAGCAGAAATGAgtggagatgcctttcagcttCTTGGCATGAGCGAGATGGGAATGCTGCCAGCTATTTTTGCTTCAAG GTCTAAATATGGGACACCCACAATTAGCATACTATGCTCTGCTACTGGAGTAATCTTCTTGTCATGGATGAGTTTCCAGGAAATCCTGGAATTTCTCAACTTCTTATATGCAATTGGAATGCTTCTTGAGTTTGCAGCTTTTATAAAACTGAGAATAGACAAGCCAGAACTTGACAGGCCTTATAAAGTTCCACTGGGAACATTTGGTGCAACATTGCTTTGCCTGCCTCCTGCAGCATTGCTTGTTCTTGTAATGTGCTTAGCTTCTTTGAGGACATTCTTAATTAGTGGTGCAGTTATTGTGCTAGGGTTCATCTTGTATCCTATTTTAGGCCATGCCAAGCATAGGAAATGGACCAAATTTGACACAGAACAGCCTGCAGTGCCTTCTGGTACTGGCTTGCTGGGCAGCTCAGATATCTCCCAACCTTGTCAAGAAGCTGCTGATGAGGCTTCAGTCTTGCTTCTTTCAGATTTGCCCACCGGGAGAACAGACCAACCAGGCTATGAAATTCTGGTTGAAGCAAAAGACAAATAG